From the Thamnophis elegans isolate rThaEle1 chromosome 11, rThaEle1.pri, whole genome shotgun sequence genome, one window contains:
- the SPON2 gene encoding spondin-2 — MGNSLLMPGSDKMIATLLVALLSCVDCVPLEGETPCGAEEPTTYSIVFTGKWSQATFPKQYPLYRPPAQWSSLLGVAHNSEYLMWKASGYASNGLRELVERGEPWMLMKEIEAAGEKMQSVYGIFSASPVVTGTGQSSTLFEVDPGHPLVSLAVRIVPSPDWFVGIESFNLCGKNGWKNHVSIDLFPYDAGTDSGFTFSAPNFATVPRDTITQITCSSPSHPANSFYYPKLKTLPPIARVTLSKLKRKKLGFLFSQPNVTTAHNEVEDSVSETPLDCETSLWSSWGLCRGTCGNLGTKRRTRYVLLQPANNGTPCPDLSEETHCEHDNCV, encoded by the exons ATGGGAAACTCGCTACTTATGCCTGGTTCTGACAAGATGATCGCAACACTGCTGGTCGCACTCTTGAGTTGTGTGGATTGTGTCCCCCTCGAGGGAGAGACCCCGTGTGGTGCAGAGGAGCCTACGACCTACAGCATCGTCTTCACGGGGAAATGGAGCCAGGCAACTTTTCCAAAGCAATACCCACTGTATAGACCCCCGGCCCAGTGGTCCTCTCTCCTAG GTGTGGCCCACAACTCGGAGTACCTCATGTGGAAGGCCAGCGGCTACGCCAGCAACGGCCTGCGTGAGTTGGTGGAGCGGGGGGAGCCCTGGATGCTCATGAAGGAAATTGAAGCAGCTGGAGAGAAAATGCAAAGCGTTTATGGAATCTTCTCCGCTTCTCCTGTGGTCACCGGAACAGGACAGAGCTCAACTCTCTTTGAAGTTGACCCAGGTCATCCCTTA GTGTCCCTTGCAGTACGAATTGTGCCCAGCCCTGACTGGTTTGTGGGCATTGAGAGTTTTAATTTGTGCGGCAAGAATGGCTGGAAGAATCACGTCTCCATTGACTTATTTCCATATGATGCTGGAACGGATAGCGGCTTTACGTTTTCCGCGCCCAACTTCGCCACAGTCCCCCGTGATACAATCACACAA ATCACCTGCTCCTCTCCAAGTCATCCTGCAAACTCCTTTTATTACCCTAAGCTTAAGACTCTGCCGCCAATCGCCAGGGTGACCTTGTCAAAActcaaaagaaagaaattgggCTTTCTTTTCTCTCAACCAAACGTCACAACCGCCCATAACGAAGTAGAGGACTCTGTCTCGG AAACACCCTTGGACTGTGAGACCTCTCTGTGGTCTTCGTGGGGCCTTTGCCGTGGCACCTGTGGAAATTTAGGAACGAAAAGGCGGACTCGTTACGTGCTGCTTCAGCCTGCCAACAATGGAACCCCCTGCCCAGATCTGAGCGAAGAAACACACTGTGAACATGATAATTGTGTCTGA